The Streptomyces cynarae genome contains a region encoding:
- the serS gene encoding serine--tRNA ligase gives MIDLRLLREDPDRVRASQRARGEDVALVDALLSADERRRSSGVRFDELRSEQKALGKLIPKATGDEKAELLKKASQLAADVKAADAEQNEADEETKRLLLQIGNLVHPDVPVGGEEDFVVLETHGTIRDFAAEGFEPKDHLELGEALGAIDVERGAKVSGSRFYYLTGVGALLELALVNAAIAQATEAGFTPMLTPALVRPRAMEGTGFLGQAAENVYHLEKDDFYLVGTSEVPLAAYHMDEIIDADKLPLRYAGFSPCFRREAGTYGKDTRGIFRVHQFDKVEMFSFIEPEDAENEHKRLLEWEKQWLTSLELPFQVIDVATGDLGASASRKYDCEAWIPTQGKYRELTSASNCDTFQARRLAVRMRDGKKVQPLATLNGTLCAVPRTIVAILENHQLADGSVRVPEVLRPYLGGRELLEPVAK, from the coding sequence GTGATTGACCTTCGCCTGCTCCGTGAGGACCCCGACCGTGTTCGCGCCTCCCAGCGCGCCCGTGGTGAGGACGTCGCGCTCGTCGACGCCCTCCTCTCCGCCGACGAGCGGCGCAGGTCGTCCGGCGTCCGCTTCGACGAGCTCCGCTCCGAGCAGAAGGCGCTCGGCAAGCTGATCCCCAAGGCCACCGGCGACGAGAAGGCCGAGCTGCTGAAGAAGGCGAGCCAGCTGGCCGCCGACGTCAAGGCGGCCGACGCCGAGCAGAACGAGGCCGACGAGGAGACCAAGCGCCTCCTGCTCCAGATCGGCAACCTGGTGCACCCCGACGTCCCGGTCGGCGGCGAGGAGGACTTCGTCGTCCTGGAGACGCACGGCACCATCCGCGACTTCGCCGCCGAGGGCTTCGAACCCAAGGACCACCTGGAGCTCGGCGAGGCCCTCGGCGCGATCGACGTGGAGCGCGGCGCGAAGGTCTCCGGCTCGCGCTTCTACTACCTGACGGGTGTCGGCGCCCTGCTGGAGCTGGCGCTCGTCAACGCGGCCATCGCGCAGGCCACGGAGGCCGGGTTCACCCCGATGCTCACGCCGGCCCTGGTCCGCCCGCGCGCCATGGAGGGCACGGGCTTCCTCGGCCAGGCCGCCGAGAACGTGTACCACCTGGAGAAGGACGACTTCTACCTGGTGGGCACCTCCGAGGTCCCGCTCGCGGCCTACCACATGGACGAGATCATCGACGCGGACAAACTGCCGCTGCGTTACGCGGGCTTCTCACCGTGCTTCCGCCGCGAGGCCGGCACCTACGGCAAGGACACGCGGGGCATTTTCCGCGTGCACCAGTTCGACAAGGTCGAGATGTTCTCGTTCATCGAGCCCGAGGACGCCGAGAACGAGCACAAGCGGCTCCTGGAGTGGGAGAAGCAGTGGCTGACCTCGCTCGAGCTTCCGTTCCAGGTCATCGACGTGGCGACCGGTGACCTCGGCGCGTCGGCGTCGCGGAAGTACGACTGCGAGGCCTGGATCCCGACCCAGGGCAAGTACCGCGAGCTGACCTCGGCCTCCAACTGCGACACCTTCCAGGCGCGCCGGCTGGCGGTCCGCATGCGCGACGGCAAGAAGGTGCAGCCGCTGGCGACGCTGAACGGCACGCTGTGCGCCGTACCGCGCACCATCGTGGCGATCCTGGAGAACCACCAGCTGGCCGACGGCTCGGTGCGGGTGCCCGAGGTCCTGCGCCCCTACCTGGGCGGCCGGGAGCTGCTGGAGCCCGTGGCCAAGTGA
- a CDS encoding HAD family hydrolase, protein MSTGEHAGFPSTFPYKLIATDLDGTLLRSDETVSERTREALAAATAAGAAHIVVTGRAVPWTRPVLDALGYRGLAVCGQGAQVYDAGEHRLLTSVTLDRQIAGLALAKIEAEVGPLLLAASRDGLEGEVLVGPGYRVHDGPLPYQPIKDAADLWSAPLNKVYLQHPTLSDDELAEAAQQAAGGLVGVTMAGEGIVEILPLGLSKATGLSLAARRLGVKAAETIAFGDMPNDIPMFAWAAHGVAMANAHTDLKEVAHEVTLTNDEDGIAVVLERLLG, encoded by the coding sequence GTGAGCACGGGAGAACATGCCGGTTTTCCGTCCACGTTTCCCTACAAGCTGATCGCGACCGACCTCGACGGGACGCTCCTGCGCTCCGACGAGACGGTCTCGGAGCGGACACGTGAGGCGCTCGCCGCAGCCACCGCGGCGGGCGCCGCGCACATCGTCGTCACCGGGCGCGCGGTCCCGTGGACGCGCCCCGTCCTCGACGCCCTCGGCTATCGGGGTCTCGCCGTGTGCGGCCAGGGAGCGCAGGTCTACGACGCGGGCGAGCACCGTCTGCTGACGTCGGTGACGCTGGACCGGCAGATAGCGGGTCTGGCCCTGGCGAAGATCGAGGCGGAGGTGGGCCCGTTGCTGCTGGCGGCGAGCCGGGACGGCCTGGAGGGGGAGGTCCTGGTCGGGCCGGGCTACCGGGTCCATGACGGGCCGCTGCCGTACCAGCCGATCAAGGACGCGGCGGATCTGTGGTCGGCGCCGCTGAACAAGGTCTACCTCCAGCACCCGACCCTGAGCGACGACGAACTCGCCGAGGCGGCGCAGCAGGCCGCCGGCGGTCTCGTCGGAGTGACCATGGCGGGCGAGGGCATCGTGGAGATCCTCCCCCTCGGCCTGAGCAAGGCGACGGGTCTGTCACTGGCGGCACGCCGCCTCGGTGTGAAGGCCGCGGAGACGATCGCCTTCGGCGACATGCCCAACGACATACCGATGTTCGCGTGGGCGGCCCACGGTGTGGCCATGGCCAACGCGCACACGGACCTCAAGGAGGTCGCGCACGAGGTGACGCTGACCAACGACGAGGACGGCATCGCGGTGGTGCTGGAGCGGTTGCTGGGCTAG
- a CDS encoding SGM_3592 family protein, which produces MTADEAGETWDGVEFDEDFIRSASTREPSARARMLAARWRNEAPAPQPWRSDEPPAGWFFSKARRRRWRRR; this is translated from the coding sequence ATGACTGCGGACGAGGCCGGGGAGACGTGGGACGGCGTCGAGTTCGACGAGGACTTCATACGGTCCGCGTCGACCAGGGAACCGTCCGCGCGCGCCCGGATGCTGGCAGCGCGCTGGCGCAACGAGGCGCCCGCCCCCCAGCCGTGGCGCTCGGACGAGCCGCCCGCCGGCTGGTTCTTCAGCAAGGCCCGACGCCGCAGGTGGCGGCGGCGGTAG
- a CDS encoding ABC transporter permease: MYDPTVARLTYRGLLGRRRALILGALPGLLIVISVVVRALTGADDQVAHDLLGGFALATMVPIIGVIAGTGAIGPEIDDGSVVYLLAKPVKRSTIIFTKLIVAIAVTMAFSALPTFIAGMILNGNGQQIAVAYTVAALVSSIAYAALFLLLGTVSRHAVVFGLVYALVWEALFGSLVSGARTLSVQQWSLAVAHKVSDSSLVTSDVGLPTATVLLIVVTVAATWYAGQKLRTLTLAGEE, translated from the coding sequence ATGTACGACCCCACAGTCGCCCGGCTCACCTACCGCGGCCTGCTCGGCCGCCGCCGGGCCCTCATTCTCGGCGCGCTGCCGGGCCTGCTGATCGTGATCTCGGTGGTCGTCCGGGCGCTGACCGGCGCCGACGACCAGGTCGCCCACGACCTCCTCGGCGGGTTCGCGCTCGCGACCATGGTGCCGATCATCGGCGTGATCGCGGGTACCGGCGCGATCGGGCCCGAGATCGACGACGGCTCGGTGGTGTACCTGCTGGCCAAGCCGGTGAAGCGGTCCACGATCATCTTCACCAAGCTGATCGTCGCGATCGCCGTCACCATGGCGTTCTCCGCGCTGCCCACGTTCATCGCGGGCATGATCCTCAACGGCAACGGCCAGCAGATCGCGGTCGCCTACACCGTGGCGGCGCTCGTCTCCTCCATCGCCTACGCCGCGCTGTTCCTGCTGCTCGGCACGGTGAGCCGGCACGCGGTGGTGTTCGGCCTGGTCTACGCGTTGGTCTGGGAGGCGCTCTTCGGCTCGCTGGTCTCCGGGGCGCGCACGCTCAGCGTCCAGCAGTGGTCGCTGGCCGTGGCCCACAAGGTCTCCGACAGCTCCCTGGTCACCTCCGACGTGGGGCTGCCCACCGCCACGGTCCTGCTGATCGTGGTGACCGTGGCCGCCACCTGGTACGCGGGGCAGAAGCTGCGGACGCTGACGCTGGCGGGCGAGGAGTGA